aactttcaatcggacaattcaaaatttaacacaaacgattaaaagattaatcgtttgtgttaaatttcaaacgggaactaagggTCACTCAACGATTTGATACTTCTAATAAAACAACTAGTACATACATATTCAAAaaccaataacacatgcatactttagagtaaaaaacatgcatacacaaaacccaattacatgcatacaaaaatttatcaaCCAACAAactaacctgaaaagtagattcGAAATGAAAGAGAGGAAAATCAAGGAGGGAACGGCCTAAAACGTAGCCCAAAAACAGTCAAAAGTAGTCGTCCAAGAACACGTAAGACACTGCACAAAAACggaccgaaaacgatttttaatcgattcaaatcAAAGACATTTCATCACAGGGCAATGTAATcggattaaaagtaaatttaaacggtccaaaacaGAGAAAACGAACCTCGAAAATCAATGGCGCAGCAACAGCGTTcgcggggaagacgatgaacagtgagcgtaactgcTCGCGGGTTTGCGTTCCCCATTTTAATACTATTAGACGACGTCCGGCCCataactaatatgacgtctttaggaatttaaaattgatattcgcgGGGCTTTGAGACGTCCGTTAACGGGGcacagacgtctataatattatagacgtccgtcccacCCCCAGCCGGACGTTTAagagattgaagaaaatgaacGCTTCAACTCCCCCCTATCAGTCCTTAAACGTCCGTGGTGTAGGgggcggacgtctataatattatagacgtccggggcGGACGTTTGCGAGGCTAAACAAATGAACGCTTCAAGTTCCCatgtcagccccttaaacgtccgtcatGATGagcacggacgtctataatattatagacgtccgtgcccctcaggacggacgtttaagaggTTGACATGGGAGTTGAAGCGTTCATTTGTTCAGCCTCGCAAACGTCCGTCCCCTCACACAATGGACGTCTagagtttcacttatttacgaatatgCTACCAGTCAATTTTTTACGTTGGGACGAATACGGACGTCTATGTGggacgttaaaagccaattctgcactagtgacaTCCGACtcctaattattataataaattttttaattcaaaatttattataataattattgcaaaagaagGTTAATGGGACATCCGACtcctaaaaaacaaaattcatttacCTTGGACAATGAATTCAcgtaaacaaatataaaaattgagtttttcTTATGAGATAAACATTAACGTATGAGTTTAACTAAGGTATTGTATTTTAATCCTAATTTTTACCACGGATGAAGTTTAATTAGACGTAAATTTACGTTTGGTCTCATATTTATTGACgtaaatttatgttaaatattgtattaatcaacgtaaactttaaaattaaataaaaaacgtTCATTTTGACTTAAATCCAAATTCTATgattagaaaaatgaaaaaactatatCAATACAgatattctatttatattaaaataataataatttatttaacttaaataataataaatctaaaaaaagtagattacaaatattatatatcatcTTCTGTGTAAATGATCATTCATTCCttcttcaacattttttttgtcaatatagttaaaatatataatatttgattgtattgtaattattattaatacaaaagataaatatgtgataacatttttttcaagtTCCTAACacatttatttcaaaaacaaacaTGATGAGAATTTTGGGAGTAGATTTATAGAAAGACACAATAATACTAATGAGACATGAAttatatctaaataaaaaattgacattATTTCTAACAAAGGATtaacatttgattatttttacttatttttatagttatttttatttttatttaatatttatgtaattatgatacatttttaatatttgataatgaaaaaaaaatgtgaatccaacaaatcattaataatattatgtttatcttattttgatttttatattttataaaaaaattagttaatatgtaaaataataaataaatgggTATAATAATCCTAGATACAAGTACTTacattaataaaacaaacttattaggtataaaatacaaatgaaaataaatatatgaatgataAAACTTTACTTGTTTTATATGTccctattatattaaaaaatatttattcaatgtattttatttaaaataatatttagaaaacctttaaatatttaaaaaatataaatatagctaattattatttaaatttaaaaagacaaaattaagatattattaatATCTCAcattgttacatttttttactttatataaaatacatccataaaataaataaccaaCTATTTGGTATAATAAATCTCAAACTtatagtaaatatttaaaatccaaTCTCTGACATTTTAGGATAATACCCTCTAACGACTTGAACTCCATTGTatctttctaaaatttgtaAGAAGGGATCTAGTTGTTCTAAAGGAGTTTCTGTTATTTGTACTTTCCTCAGTCCTTTTAAAGATTGAAACCCAATTACGAGATGATATAAATATTGACAACCCTGGATACTCACATTTTGAAGTCTCTGCATTGCACCATTACCTAATTTGCACTTTCGAATTGacaaatatttcatttccaaCACTTCCAGCTGTGGGAAGCCGCCATCCCCACAATTGAGGTCAATGGAACTCTTAGACCATTCAACACCCAAAAGtctcaaaattttgattttggagTGATTTCTCAAACCATTCATCCCCTCATCAGTAATGCACTTAATCCTTGATAACCACAACTCTGTAATGCTTGGGGGAAATATGACCTCAGAGGTTAGAAGGTCTAAGACATTATAAATCATCAATGTATTCAAATGCTTTAATTGTTGTAGGTTTTGCAATAAATTGGGTAATTCACCTTCAAAACCGTGGGTCTCCATGTACAACCCCATCTTCTTAATGTTGGGAAATGTTCCTTTCTTTATTAGAGATGTTGCTTGTGTGTTGAGTATAAGGGGAGAGATGGTTTGAAGATCCCACATCTTCTCATTTGATTCTGAATATCCTCCTCGCAACTTGATAGGCCTTGATGTATTCAAATGCCTTAAATGTTTCAGTTTCCACATTTGAATAGGAAAAGAAATTGGACTGTCATACCCTAAAATACCCAAGTCTATGGTTTGTAGATTCCAAAGTTCAAGTATTGAATCTGGAACAAATGTAGCACGCGTTGAGTTTATTCTCAAGTACCTTAAGTGGATGAAGTTCCCTAAATTGGACGGGATCTTTTGGCACCTGTTAGATCCAAACTCTAAGACTCGAACCAATTTGAAGTCGTCCAAAAGCCATTTCCACTCTCTCTCACCAACATCATACTCTGGTCCAAAGAAAAACAGGGAACGCATACATGAATGATTATTGTTGCTTGAAGAAATGTAGTGACCCATGTCACTGTGAATGGACAGTATGCGAGGTTTAGTAGGGATTAGAATGTTATTGTTTGTGCAAACATCAAACACTTTGTCCTCTTTGCTCTCTGAAATGCAAAGATCTCGAAGAAGATCATGAACCTGACACCTCTCATAACCTCCATTAAACTTCACTCTTGCTACCTGGACCAAACTACGATCGATGAGCTCGTACAAGTAGTCTTCCGCAACATCATCTGGGTCTCTATTTCCTATATCTTGTATGAAACCCTCCGCAACCCATTTTTGCAATAATGGCGTAACAGGTATTTCAAAATCTTCAGGAAATAACCCAAGATAGAGAAAACATGGTTTTAGTCTCCTTGGCAAGTTGTCGTAGCTGAGCTTGAGAACTATATCCTTCACTTGGGTCTCATCTCGAGTCAGATACCAATTAACATGACCTACCACTTTAGACCATTCTCTATGTGACTTTTCCTTCTTCGCTAGCATCCCTGCTAAAACAATAATGGAGAGCGGCAAACCACGACAACTTTGAACCATCTGCTTTCCCAGGGTCTCCAAATCAGAAGGCCAGTTTTCACCTTTAAACACTTTCCTACAAAACAACTCCCAACTTTCTTCTTCAGTCAGGAATTGAAGATAGTGAGGAACATCATCACCAGCATGCAAGGCCACGTCTTTCAAACGACTAGTTATCAATATTCTGCTGCCGTTGTTGTTGTCTGGAAAAGCATCTTGCACCTCATCCCAATCCCGGCTTTTCCACAAGTCATCTACCACCACGAGATACCTTTTCCTCTCCAAGCATTTCAACACATGTTTCTTCAGCTCATCCTCACTCAGGTTGTTAACGTCTTCGACGCTTTTCTTACCCTTCTTATTGCCTCTGCGTTGTTGTTCAGACTTTGGCATCAGATGCTTAAGAAGGCCAAGCAAAAGCTCCTTAACTCTGCACTCGTTTGAGACATAAACCCACGCGTGACAATCAAAGTGGTTCTTCACCTGGTCGCTCTTATAGACCTTTCGGGCAAGGGTGGTCTTTCCCAATCCCCCCATGCCAACGATAGAGACAACTTTACGATTTGAATCACCTTCCAAGAGTCGCTTGACGACATCCTTGGAGTCCTGGACAAAGCCAACCGCATGTTCTTCCTCCACGTCTCTTCTTAGCTTGTGTAGCGATTGCAACCTtttctcctcctcctcatcttctGCTGCGGATTGATTAGTGGCTTCTCTGAAAGCATCATATTTGTCCTTGTTGTCGCGTATCTCGTTGAGAGTGGTTTTGAGCTTGTCTATTTTTTGGGCTACGTCGTGGAGCAACCTTGCTTGGCCAAAGCCATGGAGCATCCTCCCCAGACTGGTTCTCCTATTGTAAATGGCAACTTTTGTTACGAATGTGTCGATGACATCCTCAGCTACTTGGGCCACATCTCTGATTTGGTTCAAAACAGTATGTTCCATTCCCTTCTTTGTCTTTGTGGTGTTGAGGAGGTCTTTGATCATTTGAAGTTCGTACTGGAGGGACTGGACTCTGTCCTCCACGCCATACAGCAAGTTAGCTTCTCGTGCGGCAAGCTGGCCTAAGTGATCTATAACAAAGGAAACTACATTCTCTGCCATTACAGCGTGGACGAGCGTGTAGATTTGGACACTGGGTTTGTGGTTGGTGATGGAAGAAGAATAACAGGATTTAACAAGGTACCAGAAAAAGCAACACAGTGTAGCTTGCAGCCAGATACGAAAGAAtgtccaaatatatatatatatatatatatatatatatatatatatatatatatatatatatatatatatatatattatggaaAGTGATTGCAATAAAGAATTTATAAAGACTTCGGTTGAAGACTTGaggttttatttttccatttacTTGGTGTGAACCATGAACGTGGTTCAGTTTTGAAGCTTCCCCTGAAGTGCATAATGGCAGCTtcattcattttaaaagttgaaatatttattacgaTACAATATTTCATTTTGCTAAGTTCATACTCTCGGTAGTTAGGCACCTTCCTGTTATGTGCACTGTACCTTCAACTCATTTCActaacaatatttatatatcaacGTCATTCTCCACAATAATTAGctcttttttattagatttatatgttaacatttatatatcaaattatttcatctaaaagattaaacatttaaattaattttattttattagatagaatgatttaatataaaattttttaaaaaaatttaacgttaatataaaaaaaacttaattgaatcaaataaaaattaataatttaattaaactttttataagaattaaaagacaaaaaaaaattataacacatATTAGTTTCTTAAAGACgataaatgaatttatttactaaaacgCATACTAATATTGATAAAAGAccaaaattgatttaatatattaattactgatcaatttaaatagttaaaattttgataGTTAATGTCAATGATTAATTTAAGCTGtaattactaattataattttttatttttaatagtaattattttaaaaaccaataatttttatttataaattattatctaaACTAATCACtataatcattaatatttatatttttaagtgtCTTAAATTAgttgtttaaatatttgaatgtaGTTCATTCAAACCTTTTCTCAATTTCAACTATGATAATAGGAGAACTTTCTTTTCCaatttcaatcaattttttCGTTTACACGTAATTGTATTGCATTATTTTTCTGAGTTAAGGTTTCCTACAAAcaatttttagatttttcttttaatatttcgTATGGTTGTTTCAATTTAGTTTGTATAAACAGTGCTAAATCATCAACgtatttctcttattttttaaaaaaaatttaaaacattttaatttaaatatgtaacaCTCAAATATGCTTTTCCTTAtagttatttatataaaaaagtatgtaTACGAAGGTCGTCAACAAAATAGACATAAAAGAAGGTCTTGATGTTACATCTATTTAGACGCAGCTCCAAATATTCATCCATAACAACAACACAATGGTAGAAGAGAGTTGTTATTATATCACATCTTTAGGTAAACATTCAACAAAGAATAGTCAAGTCATCTACactatattaaactatatttgtacacattcatttttcatattatatttcatGTTATTCAATTACCAAACACTCGTTTACATCTTTTTTCTTGATCCGTTTACGTTATTTTGAACACACTTAATCaaattcttttatgtttttaatgttcGAACTCTAAATCATTAgataaatatctataaaaaacATTCCGATATTCAAATTAGTAATCTAACAAAAACGGATAATACAGTAAAATCTTATATAAatcatttctttaaataaacattaaacaaatCATACTGAATCACTGTTATCATTTGTCAAGTCATCTGcactatattaaattatatcaatcaCTGTTATTCTTTGTCAAGTCATCTATACTATATTAAACAATACATGTACACAatattcatttttcaaattaaatttcatgTTATTCAACTCTGTAATAGTTAAAGTCTTTTTCTATTGTGATTAAATATAATCACCAAAgtctttcatatataaatattttaattatatttatatatataatgcataTTAGTCACACCTTCCTGCTATGTGCATTGCAACTTGTATTCATTTACCttagaatatttatatttatgatattagacgtaatagaataatatatatgtaagagactgatttgttttttttttctttttttcacatTATGTGAGTAGTTAATCTATACAGCCACTTGTTTATATCAAATTGCAAACATGCCACTTCAACCTCCGTTTTctatactttaaatatatatttcgcTCCGACTTGGATCAAATTCACtaaatatatatctttaaatttttcatcaCTAATATATCTGACAtacaatatcaaaatttatcaatatactTAATATGttgattaatttgttttggTTAACTAAGAAGGtcaaactaaatttattaaaaggtttaaatgaaataaagactattgtttcggatgtgtagggtTGTATTATCTTAAATCTCCAAGTCCTCTTACGTTTGCGCTCCTGTAGATAGTCCTTTCTCCTTAGATCGTTGATTTCCCTTTTGATCCAGGGGAGAGAcctgcaaaagattctccgatgccaaagtcagttcaGAGCAATGGCTTTCTTTCAAGAATAGCAATGaatgtgcattcaatgtaatctatctaccactcaccctggacttgtatttatagttttcgctatgggttTGGGATTAGTGagaagttaatcacggcccaaacAGCCCAATAGCTTCTAATTTCTACTTACCTTAAGCCAAGTTGATTAGTGACGTGACAGGCCGTTTTCGCGGGACTTATACTCTGGGCGGCCGGCTTCGGGCGAGTGTTGATTTAGGGGACATGGGCGTCCGCCCTGTCATGTTCAATCCTCCACATTAATCAATAGAAAGGTAGTTTCCCAGGTCTCGAATGTTGAAATGGGTGGACGATCCATTTGCTGCTTCGATGACGTGGGCGTTGAAATGGGGGGACGGTCCATTTGCTGCTTTGATGACGTGTCGTTGAAATGGACGGACAGTCCATTTACTGCTTCGATGACGTGAGCGTCCTTTCATATGGCGTCTGGTCCTTGCTGGTAcaactattataatttttagtataTAATATAGTGCTTTTAGTACacgtattttatttttaaataaggggatgaagttttatatttaaaatggtCAGTCaacaaatatcatattttttaattgtttagatatataagtatataaatgagaaaatgataataaaagaacGACCATGGTAgagtttcatatatttaaataaatggaTGTCAGAGACGAATAAATCAACCATGGTAGAGacgaataataaaaaaacataagacAATATATTTATGACCTTATATattgttcaatatttttatctttacttaacGTTGAATTTagattcatttaaatttttcattaaaacaCATGAACAATAAAATGTCATCGTGATAGGTTATTCATTTTACTGAACACATTGCAAGTACTCGTCAATTCCTTTTCTATTACTCCTAACGTTGATGTGCATTCATTCAACTTTgatttataactatatatattacaGACTCCATTGTCATATATAGATAATACAATACAATTCTCATTTTTCTAGTTCAGATTAAGTTCCAACTCATTTAAGTTAACATTTACCTTAATTTATTAACACATGCAAATTAAAtctattgttttaaatttgataaaatttgacATTGTTGTCCAAAAGTTGTGATAGGTATGTATAGAATAACATTAAATGatttttgaattgaaattaCTCAAATTTTAAGGTTAAACTTAATATGTATAcattagcaaattatgaaaaagtatttttttttttcaaaaatgtttaACCAGACAATTGAAGACTTAGCATTAAATGAATAATGTTTAATCATTTTTACTAAATCTCAAATTAAAACTAAGATTTGCTAACAtcaatacaatatttatttaattaaatatagacCTAGCACAGCACGAACACTTCCTCTTCAGTCTTCTTGCATTCTTCATCGTGCCCGACCTTAGCACAAAGCTTCCTCTTCGAAAATGAAATGGTGCAGTGAATGACAAAATGAGTCAAATGAAATCAGAGACAGCAAAGTGAAATCAGAGAGAGAAAGACTTTACTAAAACCCAACGTTTCATTTAGCGCGTAAATGACCGAATCACCCTTCAGCAAAGTCCTAGAATTTGGGCCCTGTGAAagtattctttttctttgttgaaaTTGATAACAACTTCAACTCCATTTGTTTCCAAATTATGTAAGAAGTGAGTCACTTGTTCTGAGAGAGATTCTCTTGTAGTGATGCAAATCACTAATTTATTCAAATGCTTCAATAGTTCTAAGCTTTGCAATAAATTAGgtaattcatcttcatcatcattaaTCTCCATCCTCTTAATATTGGGGAATGTTCCTTTCTTTATTAGAGATGTTGCTTGCTCATTGAGTACAAGACTAGAGATGGTTTGAAGATTCCACATCTTCTGATCTAATTCTGAACATCTTCCTCTCAACTTGACATTCAATCCAACATTAAAATGTCTTAAATGTTTGAGTTTCCACATTTGAAcaggaaaagaaattgaatcAATGCTATAAGGCCACCAATTACTCCACTCTATGGTTTGTAGATTCCAAAGGTTAAGTATTGAATCTGGAACAAATGTAATATCATCTGACTCTATTCTCAAGTACCTTAGGTGGGTGAAGTTCCCTAAATTGGAAGGGATCTTTAGGCACGAGTTAGATCCAAAGTCTAACACTCGAACCAATTTGCACTCGTCCAAAAGCCATTTCCACTCTCTCCCACCAACATTATACCGTGGCCCAAAAAGAAACAGGGAACGAATACATGAATGGTCATTGTTGCTTGAAGAAATGTAGTGACCCATGTCACTGTGAATGGACAGTCTGCGAGGTTTGGTAGGGATTAGAATGTTATTGTCTGTGCAAACTTCAAACACTTTCTCCTCTTTGCTCTCTGATATGCAAAGATCTCGAAGAAGATCATGAACCTGACACGTCTCCAAACGTCCATTCAACATCACCCCGGCTACCAAACTACGATCAATGAGCTCGTACAAGTAGTCTTCCGCAACATCATCTGGGTCTCTATTTCCTGTATCTTGTATAAAACCCTCTGCAACCCATTTTTGCAATAATGGCATAACAGGTATTTCAAAATCTTCAGGAAATAACCCAAGATAGAGAAAACATGGTTTTAATGCTCTTGGCAAGTTGTCGTAGCTGAGTTTGAGAACTATATCCTTCACTTGGGTCTCATCTCGAGTCAGATACCAATTAACATGACCTACCACTTTAGTCCATTCTCTctgtgatttttctttcttggCTAGCAGTCCTGCTAAAACAATGACGGAGAGCGGCAAACCACGACAACTTTGAACCATCTGCTTTCCCAGGGTCTCCAAATCAGAAGGGCGATTTTCACCCTTAAACACTTTCCTGCAAAACAGCTTCCAACTTTCTTCTTCACTCAGGAATTGAAGATAGTGAGGAACATCATCACCAGCATGCAAGGCCACCTCTTTAAAACGACTAGTTATCAATATTCTGCTGCCGTTGTTGTTGTCCGGAAAAGCATCTTGCACCTCATCCCAATCCTGCCTTTTCCACAAGTCATCTACCACCACAAGATACCTTTTCGTCTCCAAGCAGTTCCACACCTGTTTCTTCAACTCTTCCTCATTCATGTTGTTAATGTCTCCAGAGCTTTTCTTACCTTTCTTGCTGCTTTTGCGTTGTTGTTCAAAATTTGGCATCAAATGCTTAAGAAGGCCAAGCAAAAGCTCTTTAACTCTACACTCGTTTGAGACATAAACCCACGCACGACAATCGAAGCGATCGTTCACCATGCTGCTGTTATAGACCTTTCGGGCAAGGGTGGTCTTCCCCAATCCCCCCATGCCAACGATAGAGACAATTTTAAGATTCGAACCACCTTCCTGAAGTCGCTTGACGACGTCCTTGGAGTCCTGGACAAAGCCAACAACATGTTCTTCCTCCACGTCTCTTCTTAGCTTGTGCAGCGATTGCAACCTttccttctcctcctcttcttctgcTGTGGATTGATTAGTGGCTTCTCTAAAAGCATCATATTTGTCCTTGTTGTCGCGTATCTCgttgagagtggatttgagcTTGTCTATTTTTTGGGCTACGTCGTGGAGCAACCTTGCTTGGCCAAAGCCACGGAGCATCCTCCCCAGAATGGTTCTCCTCTTGTAAATGGAAACTTTGGCTACGAATGTGTCGATGACATCCTCAGCCATGTGGGCCACATCTCTGATTTGGTTCAAAAGAGTATGTTCCATTCCCTTCTTTCTCTTTGTGGTATTGAGGAGGTCTTTGATCATTTGAAGTTCGTACTGGAGAGACTGGACTCTGTCCTCCACACCATAGAGCAAGTTAGCTTCTCGTGCGGCAAGCTGGGATAAATGAtccaaaacaaaagaaactacACTCTCTGCCATTACAGCATAGACGAGCGTGTAGATTTGGATAATGGGTTTGTGGTTGCGATACTGTTTAGCTTGCAATGGCATAATGCATACTATGAAAAGTGGCTGCAATAAATAACAGCAATTTTTATAAATGGAAAGTGGGAAATAACGTGTGAAATGAGTGTAAAAACcgtgttaaaatatattttctcgaTAAATAATGCACCAGGAAAAACAATACCGTGTAGCTGGcaatacaataaaaagaagaaaaataatactttattgGTCCATTGACTTTGAGTCAACCATGACTAGTCAACCATGGCATCTTCCTGCTATGAGCATTGCAATTTCTACCCATTTGCCTTTAAGATATTTTCATTTATGACAGTACATCGTATTCAAATTGCTTACTTTAAATACATGTTTGTCTTGTATACTTTAAATACACGTTTGTCTTGGATGTACGAGACGAATAACTCAACCGAAATAC
The Vigna angularis cultivar LongXiaoDou No.4 chromosome 5, ASM1680809v1, whole genome shotgun sequence genome window above contains:
- the LOC108339490 gene encoding disease resistance protein RPP13 encodes the protein MAENVVSFVIDHLGQLAAREANLLYGVEDRVQSLQYELQMIKDLLNTTKTKKGMEHTVLNQIRDVAQVAEDVIDTFVTKVAIYNRRTSLGRMLHGFGQARLLHDVAQKIDKLKTTLNEIRDNKDKYDAFREATNQSAAEDEEEEKRLQSLHKLRRDVEEEHAVGFVQDSKDVVKRLLEGDSNRKVVSIVGMGGLGKTTLARKVYKSDQVKNHFDCHAWVYVSNECRVKELLLGLLKHLMPKSEQQRRGNKKGKKSVEDVNNLSEDELKKHVLKCLERKRYLVVVDDLWKSRDWDEVQDAFPDNNNGSRILITSRLKDVALHAGDDVPHYLQFLTEEESWELFCRKVFKGENWPSDLETLGKQMVQSCRGLPLSIIVLAGMLAKKEKSHREWSKVVGHVNWYLTRDETQVKDIVLKLSYDNLPRRLKPCFLYLGLFPEDFEIPVTPLLQKWVAEGFIQDIGNRDPDDVAEDYLYELIDRSLVQVARVKFNGGYERCQVHDLLRDLCISESKEDKVFDVCTNNNILIPTKPRILSIHSDMGHYISSSNNNHSCMRSLFFFGPEYDVGEREWKWLLDDFKLVRVLEFGSNRCQKIPSNLGNFIHLRYLRINSTRATFVPDSILELWNLQTIDLGILGYDSPISFPIQMWKLKHLRHLNTSRPIKLRGGYSESNEKMWDLQTISPLILNTQATSLIKKGTFPNIKKMGLYMETHGFEGELPNLLQNLQQLKHLNTLMIYNVLDLLTSEVIFPPSITELWLSRIKCITDEGMNGLRNHSKIKILRLLGVEWSKSSIDLNCGDGGFPQLEVLEMKYLSIRKCKLGNGAMQRLQNVSIQGCQYLYHLVIGFQSLKGLRKVQITETPLEQLDPFLQILERYNGVQVVRGYYPKMSEIGF
- the LOC128196509 gene encoding disease resistance protein RPP13-like, whose translation is MPLQAKQYRNHKPIIQIYTLVYAVMAESVVSFVLDHLSQLAAREANLLYGVEDRVQSLQYELQMIKDLLNTTKRKKGMEHTLLNQIRDVAHMAEDVIDTFVAKVSIYKRRTILGRMLRGFGQARLLHDVAQKIDKLKSTLNEIRDNKDKYDAFREATNQSTAEEEEEKERLQSLHKLRRDVEEEHVVGFVQDSKDVVKRLQEGGSNLKIVSIVGMGGLGKTTLARKVYNSSMVNDRFDCRAWVYVSNECRVKELLLGLLKHLMPNFEQQRKSSKKGKKSSGDINNMNEEELKKQVWNCLETKRYLVVVDDLWKRQDWDEVQDAFPDNNNGSRILITSRFKEVALHAGDDVPHYLQFLSEEESWKLFCRKVFKGENRPSDLETLGKQMVQSCRGLPLSVIVLAGLLAKKEKSQREWTKVVGHVNWYLTRDETQVKDIVLKLSYDNLPRALKPCFLYLGLFPEDFEIPVMPLLQKWVAEGFIQDTGNRDPDDVAEDYLYELIDRSLVAGVMLNGRLETCQVHDLLRDLCISESKEEKVFEVCTDNNILIPTKPRRLSIHSDMGHYISSSNNDHSCIRSLFLFGPRYNVGGREWKWLLDECKLVRVLDFGSNSCLKIPSNLGNFTHLRYLRIESDDITFVPDSILNLWNLQTIEWSNWWPYSIDSISFPVQMWKLKHLRHFNVGLNVKLRGRCSELDQKMWNLQTISSLVLNEQATSLIKKGTFPNIKRMEINDDEDELPNLLQSLELLKHLNKLVICITTRESLSEQVTHFLHNLETNGVEVVINFNKEKEYFHRAQILGLC